A genome region from Corynebacterium uberis includes the following:
- a CDS encoding queuosine precursor transporter, whose amino-acid sequence MAAWSAVSSANTPQFIPVQRSLYPVLGILFVTVFLVSNITATKGVSIGPLVTDGAFFLFPAAYILGDVLSECYGFAAARRVIWTGFAATLIAVASFYIAIALPAADFYDNQEEFSLVLGLIPRIVTASLAGYLVGQLLNSYVLVAMKKRTGERSLWARLLGSTVVGEFGDTLLFCIIAAPAIGISSTTDALNYIIVGFIWKTGIEAVVLPITYAVIRWVKAHEGQRRQS is encoded by the coding sequence ATGGCAGCATGGAGTGCTGTGAGTTCCGCCAATACGCCACAGTTCATCCCGGTCCAGCGCTCGTTGTACCCCGTGCTGGGGATCCTCTTTGTCACCGTCTTTTTGGTGTCCAACATCACAGCCACCAAGGGTGTCAGCATTGGCCCCCTGGTCACCGACGGGGCGTTTTTCCTGTTCCCCGCCGCCTACATTCTTGGCGATGTCCTCTCCGAATGCTACGGATTCGCCGCCGCCCGCCGCGTCATCTGGACCGGCTTTGCCGCCACCCTTATCGCCGTGGCGTCCTTTTACATCGCCATTGCCCTGCCCGCCGCGGACTTCTACGACAACCAGGAAGAATTCTCGCTGGTCTTAGGCCTGATCCCCCGCATTGTTACAGCCTCCCTGGCCGGCTACCTGGTAGGACAACTGCTCAATTCCTACGTGCTGGTGGCCATGAAAAAGCGTACTGGGGAGCGCTCCTTATGGGCGCGCCTTTTGGGCTCCACCGTGGTCGGGGAATTCGGCGACACGCTGCTTTTCTGCATCATCGCAGCACCCGCCATTGGGATTAGTTCCACAACAGATGCCCTCAACTACATCATCGTGGGATTTATCTGGAAAACCGGAATAGAAGCCGTTGTCCTGCCCATCACCTACGCCGTCATCAGGTGGGTGAAAGCGCACGAAGGTCAGCGGCGCCAATCCTGA
- the gluQRS gene encoding tRNA glutamyl-Q(34) synthetase GluQRS has translation MSSPPMTSGPAGRFAPSPSGDLHCGNLRTAVLAWLWARTTGRRFLLRIEDVDSQRSSVESAERQCADLARIGLSWDEPLWWQSRRGDRYAEVLESLASRGLVYECYCSRKEIQEAARAPHAIPGSYPGTCRELSATTRAARRAELAAKGRVPALRLRAQVRQWSVRDALVGDYAGEVDDMVLRRGGQAGQPRDWAYNFAVVIDDADSGVDQVVRGDDLLFSAPRQAYLAHVLGWEAPGYVHVPLVVNAQGRRLSKHDGAVTLRELLEDRSVEDIVGMLGESIGCPGADCVDQLRSRWDPELLPREPWVWRG, from the coding sequence ATGAGCAGCCCCCCTATGACTTCCGGCCCGGCCGGAAGATTCGCCCCCTCGCCCAGCGGGGATCTGCATTGCGGCAACCTGCGCACGGCGGTGCTGGCGTGGCTGTGGGCGCGCACGACGGGGCGGCGTTTCTTGCTGCGCATTGAGGACGTGGATTCCCAGCGTTCCTCCGTGGAGTCCGCCGAGCGCCAGTGCGCTGACCTGGCACGCATCGGGTTGAGCTGGGATGAGCCGCTGTGGTGGCAGTCGCGGCGTGGCGATCGTTACGCGGAGGTCCTGGAATCGCTTGCGTCCCGCGGCCTGGTCTACGAGTGTTACTGTTCGCGCAAGGAAATCCAGGAGGCCGCCCGCGCCCCGCACGCCATCCCCGGCTCCTATCCCGGCACCTGCCGGGAGCTTTCTGCCACTACCCGCGCCGCCCGCCGCGCTGAGCTTGCCGCCAAGGGCCGGGTGCCGGCGCTGCGGCTGCGGGCGCAGGTGCGGCAGTGGAGTGTGCGGGATGCGCTGGTGGGGGACTACGCCGGCGAGGTGGATGACATGGTGCTGCGCCGCGGCGGGCAGGCGGGCCAGCCCCGGGACTGGGCCTATAACTTTGCGGTGGTCATCGATGATGCCGATAGTGGTGTTGACCAGGTGGTGCGCGGCGATGACCTGCTGTTTTCCGCACCCCGGCAGGCGTATCTTGCCCATGTGCTGGGGTGGGAGGCGCCGGGGTACGTCCACGTTCCGCTCGTGGTCAACGCGCAGGGACGCAGGTTGTCTAAGCACGACGGGGCGGTGACCCTGCGCGAGCTGCTTGAGGATCGCTCCGTGGAAGACATCGTGGGCATGCTGGGCGAATCGATCGGCTGCCCCGGGGCGGATTGCGTGGATCAGTTGCGCAGCCGCTGGGACCCGGAGCTGCTGCCGCGCGAGCCCTGGGTGTGGCGGGGATAA